The following proteins are co-located in the Flectobacillus major DSM 103 genome:
- a CDS encoding HlyD family secretion protein translates to MKKHIIVISFACSLISCQKNTDQSDASGTFEANETIISSEIGGKILTLNINEGDTLAAGQKVGQIDMLNLTIQKEQIESSIESLPQKFNDPTAPIKVLENQIDVQKEQLRILEKEHRRITNLVKSEAAPSKQLDDIEGQIALVKKQIQVLSSQITAQKTQVALQNRGINSEKAPLEKRVAQLNDQISRANIVNPIKGTVLTKYAETYEVTAPGKALYKIADLSTLTLRAYLSGSQLPKVKLNQTVKVLVDNGTDSFKELTGQIYWIADKAEFTPKTIQTKEERANLVYAVKIRVKNDGYLKLGMYGEIKL, encoded by the coding sequence ATGAAAAAGCATATTATTGTCATTTCTTTTGCTTGTAGCCTTATTTCCTGTCAAAAAAACACAGACCAATCTGACGCATCGGGTACTTTTGAGGCCAACGAAACCATTATTTCTTCGGAAATAGGCGGTAAAATCCTGACACTCAATATCAATGAAGGCGATACACTAGCAGCAGGACAAAAAGTGGGTCAAATCGATATGCTCAATTTGACTATTCAGAAAGAACAAATCGAGTCAAGTATTGAGAGTTTGCCCCAAAAATTTAACGACCCAACGGCCCCAATAAAAGTATTAGAAAACCAAATAGACGTACAAAAGGAACAGTTACGTATTTTGGAGAAAGAACACAGAAGAATCACCAACCTTGTTAAGTCGGAAGCTGCCCCTAGCAAGCAACTCGATGATATAGAAGGACAAATAGCACTAGTAAAAAAACAAATACAGGTATTGTCGAGCCAAATTACGGCTCAAAAAACCCAAGTTGCTTTACAAAATAGAGGCATCAATAGCGAAAAAGCTCCTTTAGAAAAAAGAGTGGCACAACTCAACGACCAAATCAGTCGTGCCAACATTGTAAATCCTATCAAAGGAACGGTTTTGACCAAATACGCCGAAACCTACGAGGTAACTGCACCGGGTAAGGCACTATACAAAATTGCAGATTTATCAACCCTAACACTGCGTGCCTATCTGAGTGGCTCGCAATTGCCCAAGGTAAAGCTCAACCAAACCGTAAAAGTTTTGGTAGACAATGGCACTGACAGCTTCAAGGAACTAACAGGGCAAATTTACTGGATTGCTGATAAGGCCGAATTTACCCCAAAAACCATCCAAACCAAAGAAGAACGGGCCAATTTGGTATATGCCGTAAAAATCAGGGTAAAAAACGATGGTTATCTCAAATTGGGTATGTATGGCGAAATAAAGCTATAA
- a CDS encoding TolC family protein codes for MRKVILFLILVHSWQIYGQQNYTLEECYRLAKQNYPLARQRGYLNSILTKQLHNLQTNKKPQVELIGQATYQSDVTSIPIKLPNSEIQQIAKDQYKLYAEIKQNIFDGGITEAQKAVQIANTKVDEQKIEVELDKLKERINQLYFSILLAKNQWKITQDIQNELQAKISKVQAGIQNGVSITSTLNTLQVELLKTEQKVIEILAAEKSARESLGLLLNQDMANAQLQSPIYPQASSESVFKRPELTLFSLQKEAIDQQNLQLKAKYLPKVGLFLQTGLGRPALNFLDNSFTGYYLGGLRVNWSLSGFYTHKNEKAILSISQQSIDIQKDIFLLNNNIALKQATSEIEKLTSIIQKDKQMIALREKIKQTSSIQLDNGTITASDFISDLTAENQAKENKLLHEIQLLLAKTNYQTILGQ; via the coding sequence ATGAGAAAAGTCATTTTATTTCTAATACTTGTTCATAGTTGGCAAATATATGGGCAACAAAACTATACATTGGAAGAATGCTATCGGCTAGCCAAACAAAATTATCCTTTAGCTCGGCAAAGAGGGTATCTCAACAGCATTCTAACCAAGCAACTCCACAACCTCCAAACCAACAAAAAACCTCAGGTTGAGCTGATAGGTCAGGCCACCTACCAGTCGGATGTAACGAGTATTCCCATCAAACTACCCAATAGTGAGATTCAGCAAATAGCCAAAGACCAATACAAGCTATATGCCGAAATCAAACAGAATATCTTTGATGGTGGAATAACAGAAGCCCAAAAAGCAGTACAAATAGCCAATACAAAAGTAGATGAACAAAAAATTGAAGTAGAGCTCGACAAGCTCAAAGAACGCATTAACCAACTCTATTTCAGTATTTTACTCGCTAAAAATCAATGGAAAATCACACAAGATATTCAGAATGAGTTACAAGCTAAAATTAGTAAAGTACAAGCGGGAATTCAGAATGGTGTAAGTATTACCAGCACGCTGAACACTTTACAGGTGGAATTGTTGAAAACCGAGCAAAAAGTTATCGAAATTCTTGCTGCCGAAAAATCGGCACGTGAGTCGCTAGGACTATTACTAAATCAAGACATGGCCAATGCTCAGTTACAAAGCCCCATTTATCCACAAGCTTCGTCCGAATCGGTTTTTAAACGCCCTGAATTAACCTTATTTTCATTGCAAAAAGAGGCTATCGACCAACAAAATTTACAATTAAAGGCCAAGTATTTGCCCAAAGTTGGGCTTTTCCTACAAACAGGCTTGGGGCGGCCAGCCCTTAATTTTTTAGACAATAGTTTTACAGGCTATTACCTTGGCGGGCTTCGTGTAAACTGGTCGTTAAGTGGATTTTATACACACAAAAACGAAAAAGCTATCTTGTCTATATCACAGCAAAGTATTGATATTCAGAAAGATATATTCTTACTTAACAATAACATAGCCCTAAAACAAGCTACTAGCGAAATCGAAAAGCTAACAAGTATTATTCAAAAAGATAAACAAATGATAGCTTTAAGAGAGAAAATCAAGCAAACATCGAGTATCCAGCTTGATAACGGAACAATTACAGCAAGTGATTTTATCAGCGACCTTACTGCCGAAAATCAAGCCAAAGAAAATAAACTCTTGCACGAAATTCAGCTATTACTTGCCAAAACCAACTATCAAACCATTTTGGGTCAGTAA
- a CDS encoding TetR/AcrR family transcriptional regulator, giving the protein MIAEISTEEKILIAAKKIFLKKGWDGARMQDIADEAGINKALLHYYFRNKEKLFTNVFSGFIGKLVPNINKIIDSEAHLFQKIEAIIEAYINFLMENPEIPLFVANELSKNPDLIIGVIQKNGEVPLFKSLALEIMQAIEKGEIRPITPIHLLINIVSMCVFPFIGKPIIQNILVDIPDALFQELLLQRKKEVYQTIILSLTNTSGLNK; this is encoded by the coding sequence TAAAAAAAGGTTGGGACGGAGCACGAATGCAAGACATTGCAGACGAAGCTGGTATCAATAAAGCTTTACTTCATTATTATTTCAGAAATAAAGAGAAACTTTTCACCAATGTATTCTCAGGATTTATTGGCAAACTTGTACCCAATATCAATAAAATCATTGATTCCGAGGCTCACTTGTTTCAAAAAATCGAGGCAATTATAGAAGCTTATATCAACTTTTTAATGGAAAATCCTGAGATACCACTATTTGTTGCCAACGAGTTATCGAAAAACCCAGATTTGATCATAGGTGTAATCCAAAAAAATGGAGAAGTTCCTTTATTCAAAAGTCTGGCTTTGGAAATTATGCAGGCCATTGAAAAGGGCGAAATTAGGCCAATAACGCCTATTCACCTGCTTATCAATATTGTTTCGATGTGCGTGTTTCCGTTTATAGGAAAACCCATTATCCAAAATATATTGGTAGATATTCCAGATGCCTTGTTTCAGGAATTACTCCTACAACGTAAAAAAGAAGTTTACCAAACTATCATACTTTCATTGACCAATACAAGTGGCCTTAATAAATAA